From the Agromyces laixinhei genome, the window CGGCGGCAGAGATCAGCGGGCCGCCGAGGATGGCACCGCCCGAGAGCAGCGCGCCCGTGAGCATGCCCGCGACCGCGCCTCTCGCCGTGAGGCCGCGCCACCAGATGCCGAGGATCAGCATGGGGCAGAGGGTCGATGCCGTGAAGGCGAAGACGAGGCCGACACTGCCCGCGAGGCCGGTCGACTCCGTCGAGAGTGCCACGAGCAGTGGGATGAGCGACGAGGCGATGGCCGCGATGCGGAAGCCTCGCACGCTGCCGCCGAGGAGGTCCTGACTGATCACGCCGGCAAGCGAGATGACGAGACCCGACGAGGTCGAGAGGAAGGCTCCGAACGCGCCCGCGATGACGAGAGCGGTGAGCAGTTCGCCCCCGACGCCCGGCACGAGGCGACTGGGCAGTAGCAGAACGAGCGCATCGGCCTCGCCCGCGAGGTCGGGCGCGAATGCTCGCCCGAGGAGGCCGAAGGCCGTCGGGAAGAGGTAGAACACCGAGAGCAGGGCGAGCACGATGACGGTCGTGCGACGGGCGGCGACGCCATCGGGGTTCGTGTAGAACCGCACGAGCACGTGCGGCAGCCCCAGGGTGCCGAGGAGCAGCGCCACCATGAGCGAGACCGTGCGGTAGATCTCGAGGTCCGCCGGGCCTGCCGCCGGCGGGAACGCCTCCGCCGGCGTGAGCTGCGCCGGCGGCTCGCCGCCGCCGGTGATGAGCAGGAGCGCGACGACGGGCACGGCGAGCGCGGTGAGCTTCAGCCAGAACTGGAAGGCCTGCACGAAGGTGATCGAGCGCATGCCGCCCGCCGCGACGATGACCGCGACGAGCACCGCGACCGCCACCGCTCCGGCCCATGACGGCAACCCCGTCGTGATGCGTACGGTGAGCGCTGCGCCCTGCAGCTGCGGCACGATGTAGAACCAGCCGATGACGATCACGAGCGTCGAGGTCACGCGCCGGGCCCAGGTCGATTCGAGGCGAGCCTCGGTGAAGTCGGGGATCGTGTAGGCGCCCGAGCGCCTCAAGGGCGCCGCGACGAAGAGCAGGAGCATGAGGTACCCGGCCGTGTAGCCGATCGGGAACCACAACCCGCCTGCGCCCTGCAGCAGGATGAGACCGGCGATGCCGAGGAACGACGCGGCCGAGAGGTATTCGCCGCCGATCGCCGAGGCGTTCCACCACGGTCGCACGGTGCGCGAGGCGACGTAGAAGTCGCTCGTCGTGCGCGAGACTCGCAGCCCGTAGAAACCGATCAGCGCCGACGCGAGCGCGACGGCGGCGATCGCGATGTAGCCGACGACGGGGTTCACTCAGCCTCCGTCAGTGAGCGGTAGCGCGCCTCGTTTCGCGAAGCGGCGCGCACGTAGAGCCCGGCTATCGTCAGCGTGAGCGGGTAGATGCCGACCGCGAGCAGCAGCCACGAGGCCGGTACCCCGAACACGAAGGTCGAACCGAGCGCCGGCACGAGCGCGATGGCGAGCGCGAAGAGCGCCGTCGCCGCCGCGAAACCGGCGGAGAAGACGATCGCGAGTCGCAGTTGTGAACGGATCAGTGAACGCACGTAGACACCGGCGATGTCGCTCGTCGGCCCGCCCCGCGCCTGCCGCGTGCGAGCGGATGCCCCTGCGGCACCCGGCCGCGGAGCGGTGACGCGCACCCGGGGCGGCGGGGCATCCGCTCGCCCGCTCGACGAATCGGCCACGTCACGTCCTCGGACGGATGATCGCTTGGTCGAGTCGTTCGCGGAGGGCGGGCAGCAGCCGCCGGCTCACGGGCAATTCGGCCTGACCGACGGTGACGCTCGGGTGGTCGGAGCCGAGCCTGATGCGGCTCACGTGCGCGAGCGACACGAGGTACGAACGGTGCACGCGCGCGAAGCCGGCGTCGGCCCATTGGCGTTCGAGGTCGCTCATCGGCACCCGCACGAGGTAGCTCGCCTCCTCGGTGTGCAGTCGTGCGTAGTCGCCCTGCGCCTGCACGTAACGCACGTCGTCCCGGCGGATCATCCGGGTCGTGCCGCCGAGGGTGACGGCGATCATCTCGGCGGGCTGCCCGGCGGCGGTCTGGCTGGCGGCCCCCGCCTTCAGTGCCTCGGCGATGCGACCGACCGAGCGGCTGAGCCGTTCGGTGCGCACGGGCTTCAACAGGTAGTCGACCGCGGCGAGGTCGAAGGCCTCGAGGGCCCCCTCTTCGTCGGCGGTGACGAAGACGAGTACCGGGCGGTGCTCGAACCGGGCGAGCGCCCGTGCGAGATCGAAACCCGTGAGGCCCGGCATGTGGATGTCGAGGAACGCGGCCTCGACCGGCTCCCGCGTGAGCAGCCGGATCGCCTCTGCCCCCGAGCGCGCCTGATGGATCATGCCGATACGCGGATCCTGCCCGAGCAGGAAGGCGAGTTCGTCGATCGCCGGTTGCTCGTCGTCGGCGATGAGCACGGAGATCACTGTTCCAGTCTCCCATCGAGGGCCTGTGCCGCCAGGGGCCGTCGCGGCCCGGCCTTCGGCACCCGCATTCGCACGAGCGTTCCCGCGCCGATGTTGGTCTCGACCACGAGGCCGAGATCGTCGCCGTAGACCTGGCGGAGGCGCGCGTCGACATTGCGCAGGCCCACGTGCTCGCCGCTCGCCGGGCCGCCCGCGAACACGCCGGCGAGCACGCCGGGGTCGATGCCGACGCCGTCGTCCTCGACGCTGATCTCGGCGAACGCACCGGCGTCGACGGCCGCGATCGTGATGCGCCCGCCGCTCTCCTTCGACTCGAGACCGTGCCGGGCGGCGTTCTCGACGAGTGGCTGGATCGAGAGGAAGGGCACCACGGTCGAAAGCACTTCGGGTGCGATCCGAAGCGTCACCGTCAGGCGCTCGCCGAAGCGGGCGCGCTCGAGGCGAAGGTAGCTGTCGATCGAGCGGAGTTCTTCGGCGACGGTCGTGAAGTCGCCGTGCCGCCGGAACGAGTAGCGGGTGAAGTCGGCGAACTCGAGGACGAGTTCACGCGCCTGCGCCGGGTCGGTATTGATGAACGACGCGATCGCGTTCAGCGAGTTGTAGATGAAATGAGGGCTGATCTGGGCCCGCAGCGCCCGCACCTCGGCTTCGGCGAGTGCCGCGCGCGAGGTGTCGAGCTCGCCGAGCTCCACCTGGGCGGCGACCCAGTCGGCGACCTCGCCCGTCGCCCGGACCAGGCCGGCATGCACGGGTGAGGCGAAGGCGACGATCGCGCCGAGCGGACCGGCGCTGCCGAGCGAACCGGAACCGGCAAGGATGGGGGCCGCGACCGCGTCCGTCTCCGACGTGCCGATCCGGATGCGCCGGTGCACCTGCTGCCGGCCGCCGGCGAGCACCTCGGCGGAGAGTCGCTCGGCGATCGCACGCATCGCCTCGTCGCCGTCGATCGCGATCGTGCCCGAACGGTCGGCGATCGCGAGGCTCTCGCAGCCGAGCAGCGCCCGAAGGTGCTTGCCGGCACGTGCGGCGTCGAGCTCGTCGATGCCGCCTCGCAAGTGCTTCGCCGCCTGTGAGGCGAGGTGCAGGGTCCGGTAGGTCGCCTGCTCGGCGTCGGTGCCGAGTTCCTTCGAGTTCAGCACGATGCGGCGAAGCAGCACGACGATCCCGACCGCGAGGGCTCCGCCGGCCACGCCGAGAGCGGCGGCGAGCAGCATCGACTCGGGCATGCACGACAGCGTAACCGGTCGCTGCCCGCCGCTCGTCGTCACCCGCTCGTCGTCACCCGTTCGTCGTCGTCGCTCATCCGCCGTTCGTCGCACCGTGGGCGCCGTTCACCGACGACGAACGGTACCCGCCCCACGCCGGTTCGCCGGCGCGCGAGAGTGGGCGCACTGCATCCGGCAGCGGCCGGGCATCCGGCCGCTCCACAACCCCCGAAGGAGACGCAATGGGCAACGACGCCCTGAGCGCGGAGACCGAGACGGCGCCGGCCGTCGACTACCGCGCGGTGCAACAATCCGAAGAGTTCCAGCGCCTGCGTTCGAGGCACCGGAAGTTCGTCTTCCCCGTGCTGGCCGCCTGTCTGCTCTGGTATCTCGCCTATGTGCTGCTGGCCGGGTACGCGCACGACTTCATGTCGACGCCGGTGTTCGGCAGCGTCAACATCGCGATCCTGCTCGGTCTAGCGCAGGTCGTGACGACGTTCGCCGTGACCACCTGGTACGTGCGATACGCGAACCGGAGGCTCGATCCCATCGCCGAGGAGATCCGCGATGAGATCGAGTCGGGCGCGACATTCGCCGCCGAGGAGGTGACCCGCTGATGGTGCGTTTCGAATCCGCGGGCGCGTCGCCCGGTGAGCCCTGGCTGAACATCGCCATCTTCGGCGCGTTCGTCGCGATCACGATGATCATCGTGTTCCGAGCGAGCCGCAACAACAAGACCGCGGCCGACTACTACGCCGCGGGTCGCTCGTTCTCCGGAGGCCAGAACGGTTCGGCCATCGCCGGCGACTACCTCTCGGCGGCATCGTTCCTCGGCATCGTGGGTGCGATCGCGATCAACGGCTACGACGGATTCCTCTACTCGATCGGCTTCCTCGTCGCCTGGCTCGTGGCACTGCTGCTGGTCGCCGAACTGCTGCGCAACACGGGCAAGTTCACGATGGCCGACGTGCTCTCGTTCCGGCTGAAGCAGAAACCGGTGCGCATCGCTGCGGCGACCACGACGCTCGTCGTCTGCTTCTTCTACCTGCTCGCGCAGATGGCCGGTGCCGGCGGGCTCGTCTCGTTGCTGCTCGGCGTCGGCGACCAGCTCGGCCAGGCCCTGGTCATCACCGTGGTGGGCGCCCTGATGATCCTCTACGTGCTCATCGGCGGTATGAAGGGCACCACGTGGGTGCAGATCATCAAGGCGATCCTGCTCATCGCGGGCGCCGGCGTCATGACGGTCTGGGTGCTCGCGATCAACGGGTTCAACCTCTCCACCCTGCTCGACAATGCCGTTGCGGTGGCCGGCAACCCCGAGATCCTGAACCCGGGCCTGAAGTACGGCGTCTCCGAGGTCGCGAAGGTCGACTTCCTCTCGCTCGGGCTCGCCCTCGTGCTCGGCACGGCGGCCCTGCCGCACGTGCTCATGCGCTTCTACACGGTGCCCACCGCCAAGGAAGCCCGGAAGTCGGTCGTCTGGGCGATCTGGCTCATCGGCATCTTCTACGTGTTCACCCTCGTGCTCGGCTACGGCGCGGCGGCCCTCGTCGGCGCCGACGTCATCGCCGCGGCCCCGGGCGGCCCGAACTCGGCGGCTCCGCTGCTCGCGTTCGAGCTCGGCGGGCCACTGCTGCTCGGCCTCATCTCGGCGATCGCGTTCGCGACGATCCTCGCGGTCGTTGCCGGCCTCACGATCACCGCCGCAGCCTCCTTCGCCCACGACATCTACGCGAGCGTCGTGAAGAAGGGCAAGCCGGCGCCGGGCTCCGAGATGAAGGTCGCCCGTCGCACGGTGGTCGTCATCGGCATCGTGGCGATCATCGGCGGCATCGGCGCCAACGGGCAGAACATCGCCTTCCTCGTCGCGCTCGCGTTCGCGGTCGCCGCATCGGCGAACCTGCCCACGATCGTCTACTCGCTCTTCTGGAAACGCTTCACCACGCAAGGCGCCCTCTGGAGCATGTACGGCGGCCTCGCGTCGGCGATCATCCTCATCATCTTCTCGCCGGTCGTCTCGGGATCCACGACGTCGATGCTGAAGACGGAGGACATCGACTTCGCGATCTTCCCGCTCTCGAACCCGGGCATCGTCTCGATTCCGTTGGCGTTCTTCCTCGGTTGGCTCGGCACGGTCCTCGACAAGGGCAAGGAGGACCCTGCCAAGCAGTCCGAGATGGAGGTGCGCTCGCTGACCGGCGTGGGAGCCGAAAAGGCGACGCAGCACTGAGCAGACCCGGTGGTGGGTGGGGGCCCACCACCGGCTTCACTTCGACGCGGCGGGAATGCCTGCCCGGGCCGCGTCGTCGATACAACGGCGGATGTCGCAGCAACGCGCTGCGGCATCCGCCGTTGTCATGCGCAGGGCTTGACAGCGCCGCACGAACATGGTTGGTTAGTTACACAAGTAATGAACCAACCAAGGTTCGGTCGAGGCAGAAGGGCGGGCATGGACGATTCACGTCCGATCTTCATCCAGATCGCAGAACAGGTCGAGAACGACATCATCGACGGCGCGCTGCTCGAAGGCGGTCAGATTCCGTCGACGAACGAGTTCGCGGCGTTCCTCAGGGTCAACCCGGCCACCGCATTGAAAGGGGTGAACCGCCTTGTCGACGACGGCATCGTGGAGAAGCGACGGGGGATCGGCATGTTCGTGACCCAAGGCGCGCGGGCACGGCTCATCGAGCGTCGCAAGGCCGACTTCGCCACCGAGTACATCAGGCCACTCATCGTCGAAGCCGAGAAGCTCGGCATCGACATCGAAGAACTCGCGGGGCTTCTCCGCGCGGAAAGGATCCACTCATGACCCGCACCGTGGTCCGCGCCAGCGGACTCACCAAGCGCTACGGCTCGTTCACGGCCGTCGACGCCATCGACTTCACGCTCGAGGAGAACCGCATCTACGGGCTGCTCGGCCGCAACGGCGCCGGCAAGACCACCGTGATGCAGATGCTCACCGGCCAGATCTTCCCGAACGGCGGCGAGCTGGAGGTGTTCGGTCGTACGCCGGCGGAACACGCCGACGTGCTGCGCCGGCTCTGCTTCATCGCGGAATCCCAGCGATACCCCGACAGCTTCTACGCCTCGCATGTGCTCAAGGCGGCGCCGTGGTTCTTCGAGAACTGGGACGCCGAGTTCGCCGAGCGATTGGTGCACGACTTCCGGCTCCCGCTCAAGCGCAACATCAAGAAGCTCTCGCGCGGCCAACTGTCGGCGGTGGGCGTCATCGTCGGCCTCGCCTCGCGAGCACCGCTGACGTTCTTCGACGAGCCGTACCTCGGCCTCGACGCGGTGGCGCGGCACATCTTCTACGACCGGCTGCTCGAAGACTACGCCGAGCACCCGCGCACCATCGTGCTCTCGACGCACCTGATCGACGAGGTCGCGAACCTGCTCGAGCACCTCATCGTCATCGATGAGGGGCGCATCCTGCTCGACCGCGACGCCGACGAGGTGCGCGGCTCGGCCACCACAGTTGCGGGAGGGCGCGCGGCCGTCGAGTCGTTCGTCGCCGACCGGCCGGTGATCGGCCGCGAGGGCATCGGCGGACTGGCATCCGTCACCATCGATGAGCGACTGGACCAGGCCGACCGCGTCAAGGCCGCAGAACTCGGACTCGAGATCGCGCCGGTCTCGCTCCAGCAGCTCATCGTCCACATGACCGGCACCGACCTTCGGGCCGATCCGACCGAACAGGAGGTTGCGGCATGACCGCCGTCATGGAACAACAGGTCGTCCGCACTGAGCCGCGCTCGCGATTCAGCGAGGTCTGGCGCGTCGTTCGACTGCACGCCGTGACGCCCTCGGTGTTCTTCGGCATTCCGTGGATCATCATCGGCTTCGCATGGCTGGTGTCGATGGTCGTCGGGATCATCGCCCACGGAGCCGGCGGCGCCGGGCCGGAAATGACCGAGGGCATGCGCTACAGCTGGGCGGTGCTGTCGCCCCAGTGGTATCTCGCCGTCGTGGGCGTGCAGTCCGTCGGCATGACGCTCTCGTTCGCCCTGGGATTCGGCGCCACGCGCCGGGACTTCTGGCTCGGAACGAGCCTGATGTTCGGGATCGTCGCGCTGCTGAACGCCATCGCCATCGCCACGCTCGTGCAGGTCGAGAAGCTGACGAACGGCTGGGGAATCGGCATCTCGATGTTCGACGCCCTCTGGTACGGGCAGAGCGGCTGGATCGTCGACTTCTACACGACCTTGGCGATGCAACTCCTGGTGCTGTTCATCGGTGCGAGCATCACCACCGTGTACCTGCGGTGGCGGATGCGCGGCATGCTGGTGCTCGTCTTCAGCACGGCCGCCCTGGTGCTCGCCGCGGTGGCCATCGCGACGTTCACCGAGAGCTGGCCGGCCATCTTCGAGTGGCTCATGAGCATCGGCATCGTGGGAGGGTTCACGCTGATCCTCGGGATCGCGGCGTTCTTCGCGATCGTCGGGTACTTCGTGATCCGGCGGGCGACACCCCGCTGATCACGACTCTCAAGGCCGCGGCGCGGCATCCGGTGGGGACTGGATGCCGCGCCGCACTCGTTGCACGTCATCCGCGAGGATGACGGATGCCGTGCCATCATGCGACTCGAGCCCGACGCGCCGCCGACGCCCGCCCCGGCAGGCTCGAGGGTATGAGTACCTTCGTGATCGAGGCATCCGGCCTCAGCAAGTCGTTCGGTCAGTCGCACGCGCTCGCCGGCGTCGACCTCCATGTGCGCACCGGGGAGGCGGTCGCCATCATGGGCGCCTCGGGCTCGGGCAAGACGACGCTGCTGCACTGTCTCGCGGGCATCACCCGCCCCGACGCCGGCACGGTCGGCTTGCAATCCGGTGCCGGCCGGGTCGAGGTCACCGCGCTCGGCGAGCGCGAGCGTTCGCGGCTGCGCCGGGAGGCGTACGGTTTCGTCTTCCAGCAGGGGCTCCTGATTCCGGAGCTCACCGCGGTCGAGAACGTCGCGCTCGCCCTCATGCTGAACGGCATGCCGCGCGCCCGCGCCGAGGAGTACGGGCGCGGCTGGCTCGCGGCCCTCGGCCTCGCCGGCATGGAGGACCGCCGCATCGGGCAGCTCTCGGGCGGCCAGGCGCAACGCGTCGCGATCGCTCGGGCGCAGGTCACCGGGGCATCCGTCGTCTTCGCCGACGAGCCGACCGGTGCGCTCGACTCGGTCACCTCGGCCGAGGTCATGCAGGCGCTCCTCGACTCGACCACCGGTCAGGGGCGCACGCTCGTGCTCGTCACGCACGACGCGGAGGTCGCGGGGCGGTGCTCCCGCATCGTCGACATGCGAGACGGCCGCATCACCGGTGAGCGCGTGCCCGGAGCCGTCGCGTGATCGCCCGCGTCGCGTGGTTGTTCGCCCGGCCCGGCACCTCCGGGGTTGCGGCGAGCGTCTTGCCGGTGACCGCATTCGCGATCGTCACGGCGCTGCTGCTCGCCGTGCTCGGCGGCGCCCAGTCGTTCTGGACGTGGACCGATGACATCGGCGTCACCTACCAGGCGCTCGCGGTCGTCGCCCTCGTGCTGCTCGTGGTGCCGCTCGCCTCGCTCGGCGGTGCGGCGGCTCGCCTCTCCGCCCGACGGCGCGACGATCGGCTCGCGACCCTGCGGCTGCTCGGGGCGACCCCGGCGACGGTGTCGGCGCTCGCCGTGCTCGAGTCGGTCGCGCTCGCCGTGGCCGGTTCGCTCGCGGGGGTCGCGCTGTACTTCGTGCTCGTGCCGCTCCTCGCGCTCATCCCGTTCCGGGGCGAGGCGCTCGGCCTCGACGGCGTGCTGCTCTCCATGCCCGCGCTCGCCGCAGTGTTCGGCGGTGTCGTGCTGCTCGCCGCGGTCAGCGCCGTGCTCGGCCTTCGCCGGGTCGTCATCTCGCCGCTCGGCGTGCGCACGAAACAGGATGCCCCGAAGCTGCACTGGCTGCGCATCGTGATCGGCGCCGCGGTCATCGCGATCGCGTTCCTCATGATGGCGGCGCTGCAGGTGGCCGGGTCGGTGCTCGTCATCATCGCAATGCTCGGCGTCGCGTTCGGCGGCACCATCGCGGTGCTGAACCTCATCGGGCCGTGGGTCATCCGCCTCGTCGCGGCGTCGCAGGCTCGACGTGCGAAGACGCCCGCCCGGCTGCTCGCCGCGCGCGCCGTGCTCGAAGCGCCGAAGGCGGCCTGGCGCCAGGTCTCGGGCGTCGCGATGACGAGCTTCATGGCCGTGTTCGCGGGCACCGGCATCGCCCTGCTCGGCTCCTTCGGCGAGACCGGTGACCTCGAGTCGCAACAGCTCTTCGCCGACATCCGCACCGGCATCCTCATCACCGTGGTCGGCTCCTTCCTCATGGTCGCCTGCTCGGTCGGGGTGAACCAGGCCGCGGGCATCCTCGATCGCG encodes:
- a CDS encoding cation acetate symporter; protein product: MNPVVGYIAIAAVALASALIGFYGLRVSRTTSDFYVASRTVRPWWNASAIGGEYLSAASFLGIAGLILLQGAGGLWFPIGYTAGYLMLLLFVAAPLRRSGAYTIPDFTEARLESTWARRVTSTLVIVIGWFYIVPQLQGAALTVRITTGLPSWAGAVAVAVLVAVIVAAGGMRSITFVQAFQFWLKLTALAVPVVALLLITGGGEPPAQLTPAEAFPPAAGPADLEIYRTVSLMVALLLGTLGLPHVLVRFYTNPDGVAARRTTVIVLALLSVFYLFPTAFGLLGRAFAPDLAGEADALVLLLPSRLVPGVGGELLTALVIAGAFGAFLSTSSGLVISLAGVISQDLLGGSVRGFRIAAIASSLIPLLVALSTESTGLAGSVGLVFAFTASTLCPMLILGIWWRGLTARGAVAGMLTGALLSGGAILGGPLISAAAPALGPLLEQPAAWTVPIAVLVTVLVSRANTRGIPRGADAFLTRLHVPEGG
- a CDS encoding DUF485 domain-containing protein, giving the protein MADSSSGRADAPPPRVRVTAPRPGAAGASARTRQARGGPTSDIAGVYVRSLIRSQLRLAIVFSAGFAAATALFALAIALVPALGSTFVFGVPASWLLLAVGIYPLTLTIAGLYVRAASRNEARYRSLTEAE
- a CDS encoding LytR/AlgR family response regulator transcription factor, encoding MISVLIADDEQPAIDELAFLLGQDPRIGMIHQARSGAEAIRLLTREPVEAAFLDIHMPGLTGFDLARALARFEHRPVLVFVTADEEGALEAFDLAAVDYLLKPVRTERLSRSVGRIAEALKAGAASQTAAGQPAEMIAVTLGGTTRMIRRDDVRYVQAQGDYARLHTEEASYLVRVPMSDLERQWADAGFARVHRSYLVSLAHVSRIRLGSDHPSVTVGQAELPVSRRLLPALRERLDQAIIRPRT
- a CDS encoding sensor histidine kinase: MPESMLLAAALGVAGGALAVGIVVLLRRIVLNSKELGTDAEQATYRTLHLASQAAKHLRGGIDELDAARAGKHLRALLGCESLAIADRSGTIAIDGDEAMRAIAERLSAEVLAGGRQQVHRRIRIGTSETDAVAAPILAGSGSLGSAGPLGAIVAFASPVHAGLVRATGEVADWVAAQVELGELDTSRAALAEAEVRALRAQISPHFIYNSLNAIASFINTDPAQARELVLEFADFTRYSFRRHGDFTTVAEELRSIDSYLRLERARFGERLTVTLRIAPEVLSTVVPFLSIQPLVENAARHGLESKESGGRITIAAVDAGAFAEISVEDDGVGIDPGVLAGVFAGGPASGEHVGLRNVDARLRQVYGDDLGLVVETNIGAGTLVRMRVPKAGPRRPLAAQALDGRLEQ
- a CDS encoding DUF485 domain-containing protein, which codes for MGNDALSAETETAPAVDYRAVQQSEEFQRLRSRHRKFVFPVLAACLLWYLAYVLLAGYAHDFMSTPVFGSVNIAILLGLAQVVTTFAVTTWYVRYANRRLDPIAEEIRDEIESGATFAAEEVTR
- a CDS encoding cation acetate symporter; protein product: MVRFESAGASPGEPWLNIAIFGAFVAITMIIVFRASRNNKTAADYYAAGRSFSGGQNGSAIAGDYLSAASFLGIVGAIAINGYDGFLYSIGFLVAWLVALLLVAELLRNTGKFTMADVLSFRLKQKPVRIAAATTTLVVCFFYLLAQMAGAGGLVSLLLGVGDQLGQALVITVVGALMILYVLIGGMKGTTWVQIIKAILLIAGAGVMTVWVLAINGFNLSTLLDNAVAVAGNPEILNPGLKYGVSEVAKVDFLSLGLALVLGTAALPHVLMRFYTVPTAKEARKSVVWAIWLIGIFYVFTLVLGYGAAALVGADVIAAAPGGPNSAAPLLAFELGGPLLLGLISAIAFATILAVVAGLTITAAASFAHDIYASVVKKGKPAPGSEMKVARRTVVVIGIVAIIGGIGANGQNIAFLVALAFAVAASANLPTIVYSLFWKRFTTQGALWSMYGGLASAIILIIFSPVVSGSTTSMLKTEDIDFAIFPLSNPGIVSIPLAFFLGWLGTVLDKGKEDPAKQSEMEVRSLTGVGAEKATQH
- a CDS encoding GntR family transcriptional regulator; the encoded protein is MDDSRPIFIQIAEQVENDIIDGALLEGGQIPSTNEFAAFLRVNPATALKGVNRLVDDGIVEKRRGIGMFVTQGARARLIERRKADFATEYIRPLIVEAEKLGIDIEELAGLLRAERIHS
- a CDS encoding ABC transporter ATP-binding protein; this translates as MTRTVVRASGLTKRYGSFTAVDAIDFTLEENRIYGLLGRNGAGKTTVMQMLTGQIFPNGGELEVFGRTPAEHADVLRRLCFIAESQRYPDSFYASHVLKAAPWFFENWDAEFAERLVHDFRLPLKRNIKKLSRGQLSAVGVIVGLASRAPLTFFDEPYLGLDAVARHIFYDRLLEDYAEHPRTIVLSTHLIDEVANLLEHLIVIDEGRILLDRDADEVRGSATTVAGGRAAVESFVADRPVIGREGIGGLASVTIDERLDQADRVKAAELGLEIAPVSLQQLIVHMTGTDLRADPTEQEVAA
- a CDS encoding ABC transporter ATP-binding protein, with the translated sequence MSTFVIEASGLSKSFGQSHALAGVDLHVRTGEAVAIMGASGSGKTTLLHCLAGITRPDAGTVGLQSGAGRVEVTALGERERSRLRREAYGFVFQQGLLIPELTAVENVALALMLNGMPRARAEEYGRGWLAALGLAGMEDRRIGQLSGGQAQRVAIARAQVTGASVVFADEPTGALDSVTSAEVMQALLDSTTGQGRTLVLVTHDAEVAGRCSRIVDMRDGRITGERVPGAVA
- a CDS encoding FtsX-like permease family protein; protein product: MTAFAIVTALLLAVLGGAQSFWTWTDDIGVTYQALAVVALVLLVVPLASLGGAAARLSARRRDDRLATLRLLGATPATVSALAVLESVALAVAGSLAGVALYFVLVPLLALIPFRGEALGLDGVLLSMPALAAVFGGVVLLAAVSAVLGLRRVVISPLGVRTKQDAPKLHWLRIVIGAAVIAIAFLMMAALQVAGSVLVIIAMLGVAFGGTIAVLNLIGPWVIRLVAASQARRAKTPARLLAARAVLEAPKAAWRQVSGVAMTSFMAVFAGTGIALLGSFGETGDLESQQLFADIRTGILITVVGSFLMVACSVGVNQAAGILDRGELYRSLDMLGMPTSTMDAAAPRGHVAVAHHGDRLGGDGRRRDAAAHGRRDHRRAALARGHRGGARRRHRRRVARPARDEADAPGGRRQARDPPPRAPVTRMRRSSVAPAHTVRVREMLVLAP